In Leptolyngbya iicbica LK, the genomic stretch AAGGAAAAGGAAGTCACTCGGCTGCGGCAGCAAGTTCCCCTCGCTGATTTGCAACGTGAAGTCCTGAGTGCCCCGCCAGCCCGTGATTTTTTGGCGGCTCTCCAGGAGAGCGATCGCCAGCCCGCTTTGATTGCTGAGGTCAAAAAAGCCTCTCCCAGTCGGGGCGTGATTCGCGAAGACTTTGATCCGGTCGCGATCGCCCAAGCGTATCAAGCGGCTGGCGCTGCTTGTCTCTCGGTGTTGACCGACGAAACCTTTTTTCAGGGCAGCTTTGACTACCTCAAAGCGATCCGGACGGCGACGGAACTGCCGATTCTCTGCAAAGAGTTCATCGTTTACCCCTATCAAATGTATCTGGCGCGAGTCCAAGGGGCCGACGCGGTATTGCTCATTGCGGCTATTTTGAGTGATGAAGATTTGCGCTATTTCACCAAAATTGCTCAAGCGTTGGGAATGCGTGCCTTGGTAGAGGTGCACACCTTAGAAGAATTGGATCGCGTCTTGGCGATTGAGCCGATTCATCTGGTCGGCATTAACAACCGCAACTTGGAAACATTTGTCACCTCCTTAGATACCACCGCTCAGCTCTTAGCCCAGCGGCGCGAACAAATTCAGGCAAAGCAGTTGTTCATCATTAGCGAATCTGGCATTCAAAAGCCAGCGGATATCGCAGCGGTACAAAGTGCTGGAGCCCAGGGCATTTTGGTCGGTGAGTCGCTGATGCGACAAGCTGACGTCACACAGGCGATCGCCGCCCTATACGCTTAATCGGCTGATTATTTGTCTCCTTTCACAAGGCCACAGCCTTTTCATCTCAATGACAGAGCCGCTTCCCTTACCGTCTCACGTTCACTACGAGCTGCTGCTGCAACTGCTAGAGCAGCAAACTTTTTTCGCGGCTTATGAGCATCCCAGTCTCAAGGGTGATGTCAATGAGCTCATCATTACGCTGCGCAAAGCCCTTTCGCAACAGCGCCAGCTCGAAGAAAATTGCCATCGTTTGGGTCTAAAGGTTGACTACCGTTGGTCACTCAATGGTGCACCAGAACACCCCAGCTCCTGAGCGACTCCATCTTGACGGAGCCGCTGCTTTACGTTGTGGGCCATTTGCTTGCTGTGGCCAAATTCTTTACTCGCTGCGGCCAAATTCTGAGTGGTGGCTCACGCGATACAGCGACTTTGCAATGTCGCCTAGTCCGGTTAGTAGCTTCGGATTTTGAGTGCAGCTAAAATACTCTGATGAGAAGAATATGCTTCACTGCAGTGGCTTCTTTTCAGTGTGTGAATAAATGCCCACGAGTATCTTTGAATTTGCCACGATACAAGTGTTGAGATTGGTTTTCAACCATTTTTTGTGGATCCCTGCTGAATTTCAAATGGTGTCTTTCCTTGGCGTCAAGATTTTCCAGCAAGAAAATATCAAAAATCAACTTTAAAGAAATGTAAGAAAACACATTTTGAGGCCACCACCATGAACGTTCGAGAGTTTTTGCGCGAATACAGTCGAGGCGATCGCAATTTTGCTGGGGTGATCCTGCATGGCACTGATCTCAGCCATTGCCAATTGAGTGACATTGATTTGAGGCAGGCAGACCTGAGTGGCGCTAATTTGAGAGGGGCTGATCTTAGTCAGGCCAATCTCCGTTATGCCAATCTTGCCAAGGCCGATTTGACCCAGGCCGTACTCAGCGGCGCTCAATTAGAGGAAGTGAATTTGGCGGGGGCCGTTTTGACCGGGGCCAAGCTCGATGGCACAAGTCTCATACGGGCCGATCTGCAATTAGCCGACTTTACGCAAGCGGACCTGCAAGGGGCAAACTTGTCGGATGCCAACCTATACCGGGCCAATCTGCACCAGGCAAACCTGGACGGTACCTGCATCGAAGGAGTTAACGTCGCTGGTTTTGATGTGAGTACAGCGGCGATCGCCTCTAAGGGGTCTCATGTAGTTGCTGCAGCGATGAGTCGTGCCCGAGTTTAAGCACACTGCCCGTTGAGGCATGGCAGTGACAACGCCTTTAAGGGCCGCTGAGGCTAGGGACTTTAGTTAGCCTCAGCGGCTTTTGGGCAGACTGCATGGAAACTAGCGGAGTTATAAGCTGGGCGATCGCGTGTCAACCCTGGTAACCGAGTTAATTAACTCTCGCAGCAGGAAAAGGCGCACATGCGATCGCTTTACTGGTTTCTGGGTGTCGGACTCATGGGGGTGGGCACGTATCTGCTTAGCCGCAATATTCTGCTCACCACCCATCCGTATTCCTGGTGGCGGGGCATGGCGGCTGATTTGTCAGGGGTGTGCCTCTGTGTCGGTCTGTTTATGGCAATTTGGTTCCGAGGCGAGGCTCGCGTTGCTGGCGGCATTGCGATCGGCTTTGGCATAGTGTTTATCTTTTTCAACAGTCGCATCGTATTGAGCCCCACCAGCTTGTGGCAATTTTGTCTGGCCTTCGGCTCCATGAGCCTGGGTTACAAGTTGCTGACAACTCAGCACCATTCTATTTAGTCAGCACCATCCTATTTAGGCAGAGGTTGCCCGCGATCGCGGCTTGGAATGTCACGGTCTGACGAGGGCCATCAGAGCTCACGCTGGCAACGGTGAAATGTGGCCCGCAGCGGCGAAAAGCCGTTAAAACCGATACAGTATAAAAAACCGTTACATTTTTTGACTAAGGCAGAGGCGACGAGATTATGCGCGTAATTTTAATGACCGGTAAAGGCGGAGTCGGTAAGACCTCTGTTGCTGCGGCGACCGGTTTGCGTTGCGCCGAACTGGGTTACAAAACGCTGGTCCTCAGCACTGACCCGGCTCATTCCCTGGCTGATAGCTTTGATATGGAGCTAGAGCACAATCCCAAGCCGGTGCGCCCCAACTTGTGGGGGGCGGAACTCGATGCCCTGTTAGAACTAGAAGGTAACTGGGGAGCGGTCAAGCGCTACATCACTGAGGTGTTACAAGCCCGTGGTTTAGAAGGCGTTGAAGCAGAAGAACTGGCCATTTTGCCGGGCATGGACGAGATTTTTAGCCTGGTCCGCATGAAGCGTCATTATGACGAGGGCGAGTATGACGTTCTGATTATCGACTCCGCGCCGACTGGGACGGCGTTGCGACTACTCAGTTTGCCCGAGGTCGCTGGCTGGTACATGCGCCGTTTTTACAAGCCGTTTGAGGCAGTTTCCGCCGCCCTGCGTCCCCTGGTAGAGCCACTGTTTCGTCCAGTTGCCGGCTTTTCCTTGCCGACGAAAGAGGTGATGGACGCGCCCTACGAGTTTTATGAGCAACTGGTCGAGTTGGAGAAAGTGCTAACTGACACGGCTACTACCTCAGTTCGCCTCGTCACGAATCCAGAAAAGATGGTAATTAAGGAGTCTTTGCGGGCTCATGCCTATCTGAGCCTTTACAACGTGGGGACAGATTTGGTGATTGCTAATCGCATTATTCCTGACTCTGTGCAGGATCCATTTTTCCAGCGTTGGAAGGATCAGCAGCAACAATATCGCCATGAAATTCATGAAAATTTTCGCCCGTTGCCCGTTCGCGAAATCCCCTTATATTCCGAAGAAATGTGCGGCATTGCCGCGTTAGAGCGGTTAAAGGAAACCCTCTACGGAGATGATGATCCAGCTCAGGTGTTTTACAAAGAAAATACGCTGCGGGTGATTCAGCAGGGCAACGACTACAGCCTTGAGGTCTACCTCCCCGGCATTCCCA encodes the following:
- the trpC gene encoding indole-3-glycerol phosphate synthase TrpC, which translates into the protein MRPLSVLSLVHKTGSMEIRRRSPYPEVSVQSLTYRIKAPGAEPQNILEKIVWQKEKEVTRLRQQVPLADLQREVLSAPPARDFLAALQESDRQPALIAEVKKASPSRGVIREDFDPVAIAQAYQAAGAACLSVLTDETFFQGSFDYLKAIRTATELPILCKEFIVYPYQMYLARVQGADAVLLIAAILSDEDLRYFTKIAQALGMRALVEVHTLEELDRVLAIEPIHLVGINNRNLETFVTSLDTTAQLLAQRREQIQAKQLFIISESGIQKPADIAAVQSAGAQGILVGESLMRQADVTQAIAALYA
- a CDS encoding DUF5340 domain-containing protein, with protein sequence MTEPLPLPSHVHYELLLQLLEQQTFFAAYEHPSLKGDVNELIITLRKALSQQRQLEENCHRLGLKVDYRWSLNGAPEHPSS
- a CDS encoding pentapeptide repeat-containing protein, which codes for MNVREFLREYSRGDRNFAGVILHGTDLSHCQLSDIDLRQADLSGANLRGADLSQANLRYANLAKADLTQAVLSGAQLEEVNLAGAVLTGAKLDGTSLIRADLQLADFTQADLQGANLSDANLYRANLHQANLDGTCIEGVNVAGFDVSTAAIASKGSHVVAAAMSRARV
- a CDS encoding TRC40/GET3/ArsA family transport-energizing ATPase produces the protein MRVILMTGKGGVGKTSVAAATGLRCAELGYKTLVLSTDPAHSLADSFDMELEHNPKPVRPNLWGAELDALLELEGNWGAVKRYITEVLQARGLEGVEAEELAILPGMDEIFSLVRMKRHYDEGEYDVLIIDSAPTGTALRLLSLPEVAGWYMRRFYKPFEAVSAALRPLVEPLFRPVAGFSLPTKEVMDAPYEFYEQLVELEKVLTDTATTSVRLVTNPEKMVIKESLRAHAYLSLYNVGTDLVIANRIIPDSVQDPFFQRWKDQQQQYRHEIHENFRPLPVREIPLYSEEMCGIAALERLKETLYGDDDPAQVFYKENTLRVIQQGNDYSLEVYLPGIPKSQVELSKSADELNIRIGNHRRNLVLPQALAALNPAGAKMEEDYLKIRFASAS